The uncultured Roseibium sp. genome contains a region encoding:
- a CDS encoding lycopene cyclase family protein has product MATCFDVAVAGGGPAGAFAARELARTGIRTVLIDPDTTRPRLEGLGERVAHILKQKGLEDALQAASAPMRRSVRWAGLNETANGERLVRRHDFDAALRKAALESGVIVRTTRLRRIEKANPETGVALRLADGETVTARLLIDARGRQAPSANRQKGPQTLAIAGRLSDLTLPSGTHVEATPQGWIWSAAEPEFGSWLQICIDADDLTGSGQDALAERMRTFLAQPQFDGRFDTRGFQDDLLARPAGLVLSAPELPLPILPIGDAAVAIDPLSGHGLFWAISSALAAVPSVLTLLEGGDPDLAARFYRHRVVGTFWRQARIGRDFYRLEADLAAHPFWAARAAWPDDKPAHAVADDTRLEQRVVVDGNRLREREVLITPRDPEGVAFVCGLPVRDLLDLSRTGSPPAEALRWLESRGLLSGLPDQPQKTPETNTRMRETA; this is encoded by the coding sequence TTGGCAACCTGCTTCGATGTGGCAGTTGCCGGCGGAGGACCTGCCGGCGCGTTCGCAGCGCGTGAACTGGCGCGCACCGGGATCAGGACCGTTCTGATCGATCCGGACACCACCCGCCCGCGCCTGGAGGGCCTGGGCGAACGGGTCGCCCATATCCTGAAACAAAAGGGACTTGAAGACGCGCTACAGGCCGCAAGCGCACCCATGCGCCGGTCTGTCCGCTGGGCAGGCCTCAACGAGACCGCCAACGGCGAACGCCTGGTCCGTCGCCACGACTTTGACGCAGCCCTGCGCAAGGCGGCACTTGAATCAGGCGTAATAGTCCGCACGACGCGCCTGCGCCGGATCGAAAAGGCAAATCCCGAAACCGGAGTCGCCCTGCGCCTCGCCGACGGCGAGACTGTCACCGCCCGGCTGTTGATCGATGCCCGCGGCCGTCAGGCTCCTTCCGCCAATCGTCAAAAAGGCCCGCAGACACTTGCCATCGCCGGACGCCTGTCCGACCTGACGCTGCCTTCGGGAACTCATGTGGAAGCCACACCACAGGGCTGGATCTGGTCAGCGGCGGAGCCCGAATTCGGTTCTTGGCTGCAGATCTGTATCGACGCCGACGATCTGACTGGCTCCGGTCAGGACGCTCTGGCGGAACGCATGCGGACGTTCCTCGCCCAACCGCAGTTCGACGGCCGGTTTGATACCCGTGGCTTCCAGGACGACCTGCTTGCCCGTCCTGCCGGCCTTGTCCTGTCGGCGCCGGAGCTGCCCCTGCCCATCCTGCCCATCGGCGACGCCGCCGTTGCCATCGACCCGCTTTCCGGCCACGGCCTGTTCTGGGCGATCTCCTCCGCGCTGGCCGCCGTTCCGAGCGTCCTCACGCTTCTCGAAGGCGGAGACCCGGATCTCGCCGCCCGGTTTTACCGCCATCGGGTGGTCGGCACCTTCTGGCGTCAGGCGCGCATCGGCCGGGATTTCTACCGGCTGGAAGCCGACCTTGCCGCTCATCCCTTCTGGGCTGCCCGCGCCGCATGGCCCGATGACAAACCGGCCCATGCCGTGGCCGACGACACCCGTCTGGAACAGCGGGTGGTCGTGGACGGCAACCGTCTGAGGGAACGCGAGGTGCTGATCACGCCCCGGGACCCGGAAGGCGTCGCCTTCGTCTGCGGTCTGCCTGTTCGCGATCTTCTAGACCTTTCCCGGACCGGATCACCTCCGGCCGAGGCGCTTCGCTGGCTTGAAAGCCGCGGTCTTCTGTCCGGCCTGCCGGACCAACCACAAAAAACACCCGAAACAAACACCAGAATGAGGGAAACAGCATGA